The genome window ACCTTGAGGTACGACCAGGTAACCAAGCGGCTCGCAAGCTCTACGAGGGGTTTGGTTTCCAAGAGATCGGACGCAGCCAAGACGTCCAGGGCCCCTGGATACAAATGCGGCGGGCAAACAAGATCGACCGGGATCTCAGAGAGTTCCAGTGAGGGACAGTAGCAGAATCGTACGGTTGCTGCAGTTATCGTGGCAATGAGTGGTGTAAAACCATCCGCCATGCTATGAGCTGGGCGGAGGGGATCCTATGCAGGGCAAGAAAACAAGCGGGGGACTGTCATCACGGACGAAAAATGGGAAAAGGATAGCCCGTTTGACCCCTACGTGAGCGATATTGAACATTACTTCACTGTGCGGGAGAATGCTTCGGATGACCAGTGGGTCGGTAAGAAGGTCTTTTGTGAAGAGCTTAGAGCGATCTCCGAGAAGAGGTGTTTCAAGGAGCCCGATGTGATGCAACCGGATTTAATCGGTTGCCCGTGATCTCGCCGGCGCAGATAACGAGCAATCCAGTATCATGATTTACACCTTCTGGAGAGACATGGCCCCTTCAGTGGTTCTTCAAGGATTGCAGATTAATGTTTAGGCTCTGTTCAACGACTTATTCTGATACGTAAGAAGGAGAGCATTCCCGCGAGCTGGCGAATGCTCTCCTTTTTTTCTTGCAGCTACTTCCCCTGGGCGGTAAATTTGGCCATCACACCCCGGGAGAATCTGGGAAGAGGCGGTTGCCACCGGCTGCGCCGCGACTGGAGTTCTGCGGCGATGACTTCCGGGGTGGCAGGAACCCCGTTGATTCCTATAATCTCTAGTCGGCGATTGGGGATGTCGATTTCTATTAAGTCCCCTTCTTGGACCAGGGCAATGGGACCGCCCTCGGCGGCTTCTGGAGCTACGTGTCCGATGCAGGGGCCTCGGGTACCCCCGGAGAATCTACCATCGGTGACCAGGACGGTGGTGTCCGCCAGGGATTCGATTTCCATCAGGGCTTCAGTGGTCATCAGCATTTCCGGCATTCCACTGCCTCTAGGTCCTTCATAGCGCAGGACCAACACATCTCCGGGACGAATCTGACCAGCGGTGATTGCCTGACAACAGTCCTCTTCACTATCAAAGACCCGGGCCGGACCGGTATGCTGCATCATCTTTTCTGAGACTGCCGAATACTTCACCACGGCTCCTTGGGGAGCTAGATTGCCCTTGAGGATGGCAATGGACCCCATGGCACTGGATTTTGTGACCCCCTTGGATGGTTTACTGATCACACTATCCCTGGCTATCCCGTAGTTGTCTAGGAATCCCACATACTGCTCAAAGTATCCCGACCGGTGTAGCTCCTCAAGGTTTTCTCCTAAGGTCTTGCCAGTCACGGTCAAAGCGTCTAAATGGAGGAAATCCCTTAGATACCATTGGACTAGGGGAACGCCGCCGGCATACCAGAACAGTTCACTGGGATACTGGCCGCTGGGCTGAACCCAGGCCAGGTGGGGTACCTCCTTGTTGTATCGATCGAAGGTGTCCAGAGAAGCTTCGATCCCAAGTTCTGCCAAGATAGCCGGTAGGTGAAGGGTGGCATTGGTGGAGCCACCGATGGCGGCATGAAGGATCACGGCATTCTCAAAGGCCTTGGGGGTGAGGATGTCCGAGGGTCTGATGTCTTCTGCAACCAGGCGAGCCACCATTTTACCCGCCCGTCTGGCTTGCCTGGTGATAAAGGACATCGTTGCCGGGGCCACGGCACTTCCCGGTAGGGCTAACCCCAGGGCTTCGGACATGCACTGCATGGTACTGGCAGTGCCCATAAACTGGCAGGCCCCGCAGGAAGTAGCCGCCGCCAACTGGCGCCTTCTCACCTCTTGGTCGGTGATGGTTCCTGCCTTCTTAGCGGTGGAAACGTCTCCTAAAATGGTATTGATAAATCCAGGACCGGGGCGCATGGATCCGCCAGGGACATGGATGGCCGGAAGATTGAGCCTGGCGATGGCCATCAAGTGGGCTGGAATGGATTTGTCGGAGGCCGAGACCACCACAACGCCATCCCAGGGCCACACGGAGCCGTGGAGTTCAACCATGTCGGCCATGGTGTCCCGGGAAGCTAGGATGTAATTCATCCCTTCATGCCCTTGAGCCCATCCGTCACAGATATCGGTGACATGAAATTGGGCCGGGCGATATCCCGCTTCCCAAACTCCGATGGCAACCTCTTGGCTTAGAGTGTTTAGATGTACACTACAGGGGTGACTTTCGCCCCAAGCATCATCGATTAGGATCTGAGGTTTATCAAGATCCTCTTCCGACCAGTTCATCCCAAGACGCAGGACATCGGATTGGGGCCAGAGTTCTCGGGCCTTCCGAGATCGTTGGGCTGTGTGATCTACCATATGAGTCCCTCCCTCTTCATCGCTAGGGAGGTTTTCTTGCTCTAAGGCTTGGTACCTTCTAATATATAACTACAGGCAAGGTGCAATAGGACCTTGCCTGTAAGGATGGGCTGATGCCTCTATAGGTTTAGGCTCGTTGGTTGCCTTGGGAGAGAAATTCTTCTAAAGTCAAAGCTTTGTTTGCGATGGTTTGCGCAGCACTAGAACCGACATATCGCAGGTGCCAAGGTTCATACTGATAGCCGGTGACATGCTCCTTTTCCTTGGGATAACGGATAATGAAGCCAAACCTAGCGGCGTTGTTCTGCAGCCACCGGCCTTCCTCGGTGCTGCCGAACTCCTCTGTCAATCGATAATCCACACTGGCTGCGGAAACGTCCATTGCCAGTCCCGTCTGATGTTCACTTTCTCCGGGACGGGCACTGACCCGATTGGCTTCGGCTTCCCCCATCTGAGAGGCGTTGCGCTGGAAAATTGCCTCCTGGCGTTCATAGGAGCGAAAACCAGAAACGGCAACCAGATGGATGCCGTCCTTGGCTGCCGCAGCAAAGAGATTTTCCAGTGCCTCTGCGGCCTCCTGCCGCATTTGTTTCTTGGGATGGTCCTCGGCGAAGGAAAAGGGGACATTGGGGACAACTAGGTCAGATGGGACATATTCCGGTGGCAGAGGATGTTCCTTGTTGACCAGTGTCAACTCATCGCTTGCTTCGGTTTCCCCCAGTTCTCCCTGTACCAGGGGAGTCGACTTGTATCCCAATGCAATTGCTAGAATGAGTAATAGTGCGATGAAAAGCTTCTTTCTAATGGTCCTCACCACCAATTCATAGGTTTCTTATATATAAAGAGTTGCATGCCCATGCATATGGGCTTTGGCACCTAATCTGATCTTATGGGCATCTGCCGGGAGGCGGCAAGCCTCAGTCTTTGGCTGTGCTGGAATAGGTTAGAGTACTAATCGTTAGAGGAAGGAAGGTGGCAGGGAATGAAGCAAACCTGTGCACAATTGCTGGCGGAGTTCACCGAGCAGTGTCCCCGGCTGCAGTCGGAGAAACTGGAATTTACCGGAGTCGGTAACGATGATGTGTATAACATTACTGCACCCTTTATGGATGACGAATTGGTTATTGCCGGTCGAGTGGAACCTCGGGAATCGGAACGGTCCCGGGTGGTGTTTTTTGTCGCCCGGCAAGGCCAGTGGGTACCAAAGCCGGGGGCCCCAACCTATGATCTGCAGGACCCCTTTGTGGCCCGTATTCGCGGGGAGCTGATTTTTGGTGGGGTGGAGGTTTTTCCCCATCCGACGGTGGAGAATGCCCTGCATTGGCGCACCCGTTTCTATCGGGGGGACAGCATCAAGAACCTGGTTCCCTTTGCCCAGGGACCCGATGGAATGAAGGATATTCGCTTGGTTGAGCTTCCCGATGGAGATATCGGAGTGTTTACTCGGCCCCAGGGTGAGGTGGGAGGTCGGGGTACCATAGGTTG of Bacillota bacterium contains these proteins:
- a CDS encoding dihydroxy-acid dehydratase, translating into MVDHTAQRSRKARELWPQSDVLRLGMNWSEEDLDKPQILIDDAWGESHPCSVHLNTLSQEVAIGVWEAGYRPAQFHVTDICDGWAQGHEGMNYILASRDTMADMVELHGSVWPWDGVVVVSASDKSIPAHLMAIARLNLPAIHVPGGSMRPGPGFINTILGDVSTAKKAGTITDQEVRRRQLAAATSCGACQFMGTASTMQCMSEALGLALPGSAVAPATMSFITRQARRAGKMVARLVAEDIRPSDILTPKAFENAVILHAAIGGSTNATLHLPAILAELGIEASLDTFDRYNKEVPHLAWVQPSGQYPSELFWYAGGVPLVQWYLRDFLHLDALTVTGKTLGENLEELHRSGYFEQYVGFLDNYGIARDSVISKPSKGVTKSSAMGSIAILKGNLAPQGAVVKYSAVSEKMMQHTGPARVFDSEEDCCQAITAGQIRPGDVLVLRYEGPRGSGMPEMLMTTEALMEIESLADTTVLVTDGRFSGGTRGPCIGHVAPEAAEGGPIALVQEGDLIEIDIPNRRLEIIGINGVPATPEVIAAELQSRRSRWQPPLPRFSRGVMAKFTAQGK
- a CDS encoding M15 family metallopeptidase, which produces MVVRTIRKKLFIALLLILAIALGYKSTPLVQGELGETEASDELTLVNKEHPLPPEYVPSDLVVPNVPFSFAEDHPKKQMRQEAAEALENLFAAAAKDGIHLVAVSGFRSYERQEAIFQRNASQMGEAEANRVSARPGESEHQTGLAMDVSAASVDYRLTEEFGSTEEGRWLQNNAARFGFIIRYPKEKEHVTGYQYEPWHLRYVGSSAAQTIANKALTLEEFLSQGNQRA
- a CDS encoding DUF1861 family protein; this encodes MKQTCAQLLAEFTEQCPRLQSEKLEFTGVGNDDVYNITAPFMDDELVIAGRVEPRESERSRVVFFVARQGQWVPKPGAPTYDLQDPFVARIRGELIFGGVEVFPHPTVENALHWRTRFYRGDSIKNLVPFAQGPDGMKDIRLVELPDGDIGVFTRPQGEVGGRGTIGWLRIRDFNELTPEKIQSAQLLDQFIESEWGGVNEVHLLKGGLLGALGHIACFDDEGNRHYYPMTFALDPDTGRQVSPMKIIAARRYLAPGAAKRPDLEDVLFSGGLVRQDHDTATLYVGVSDAEAHRVMIPDPFQEYEV